CTTGTACATCTTTACtgcaatgtggtgcccagaactgtccacaatatgccagctgaggcctaatcagtgatttataaaatTCTAGCATGatgtctttgcttttatattcttttCATCTCGTTATAAAACCAAGTAATCCTTTTTGACtactttatcaacttgccctgccatctttaaggatttgtgtatatggacactaaaggtctctctgctcatctatacTTTTCAAAAACGTGCCATTCAATGTTCTCTATTATTTGTTTTGGATGCATGTCCCTTTAAGTGGCTGTGTAGCTCATTCAAATTTTTGGGCATGCGCAGTTTCTCCCATATAAAATccggtgagcagcctgcacgggatCTCCAGACCGTCGCGCAGCTTAATCAGTATATTGGTGCcttttatagtatactgtctttccatattagtcctcccaaagtgcatcacttcacacttctccccactaaactccatttgccacttttctgcccatttcaccatcctgtctatgtcagcCTGAAACCTATTAACTATCTTCATCATGATcaactactttgccaagtttcgtatcatctgtaaactttatAATGTTGCTtccctacacccgagtctaggtcttttataaaaattgcaaagagtaatggacccaaaacggaACTTTGGGGAACACCATTGCAAACCACCTCGCAATCTGAAACACATCCATCCAACAATCCCCTTTGCTTGCtgacactgagccaattttgtatccataccacCACTTCCCCCTTAGTTCCATGGGCTTCCATCGTCTTAttaagcctcctgtgtggcactttgtcgaatgctttccgaaagtccatatatacatctgcTGCACTACCTTGATTAACCTTCTCTGTTACCACATCAAAGcaagtttgtcagacatgatttacttttaacaaatccaagctggctctctttgattaacccatgcctttcttaatgaaagtttattttgtgccCAATAAtgatttccaataatttccccaccaccgatattagGCTGACTGCCTTGTTGTTTCCTGTTTTAttcctctcccctttcttgaacaacattagcaaccctccagttgtACTCCTGTATCTAATGAGGATTCAAAGATTGTGATTAATatctctgctatttctacctttgcttctttcagcaacctaggatgcattccatctggaccaggtgattgaccaactttcagtaatgctaatctttcTCTATTTATTATCCTAtccataacttccctctcctcttttagtgCAACCTATACATCATCTGTTCCTTTgtgaagtactcatttagtacttttGCCATATCCTCGGTCTCCACATAAAGATTTCCCTTTGGGTCCTTAATCGGCTCAACTATTTCCCTAACAAACTGCTTACACTTTATAAACTTATAAAAAAATGttagggttcaatttaatgttgcctgtTAATCTTTTCTCATAAACTCGCTTTGCCTCCcgtattaactttttcaattccctcctgtactGTCTATAATCATCCTGGTTAACTGAATCTTGCTCttgacatttgtcataagcctctgATTTATTTTAACTTATTTCTTTTATCATCCAGGATGCTTTAAGCTTTGGATGCTCTACTTTTTCCCTTCAAAGAAATATGCCTAGATTTATACGTAAAATATCTCTTTCTTGAATGCCCTCCATTGTTCCGTTACTGCTTTACTCTGTAATCGCCTTTtctaataagaaaataagaaataggagcaggagtaggccatacagcccctcgagcctgctccaccatttaatacgatcatggctgatccgatcatggactcaggtccacttccttgcccgctccccataaccccttatgcccttatcaTTTAAGTCAATCCTgttatccccagaatcaacctagtgaaccttctctgaactgcctccaaagcaagtatatccttttgtaaatatggatacCTAGCATTTTTATCTTCAATATTTTCTGGTCTCTTCTTTAAACTGAATACAAGATAGCAAATGAAAAATAGGAATCAAGAGGCAGGTTAGCATCCAAGAGTTGCTCAAATTTGAAGCTCTTAATACCTAaaatgaaaaatattttttgttaaATGTAAGATGAGACTAAGGATTGTAATCAGACCTTCAGGAAGAACGCATTTAACAAAGTAAGCTGACAGTTAAAGGGTTAACAGGCTGTACTGTGAAGACAGTTTTGTAAATTGACCAGCCTCATGTGAACTTGATGACCAGGGCCCCACAAAGTCTGGAGTGGTTGCTTCATCCTTTTGAAATGCTAATGTCAACCTTGTTGCAGGAGTCTCTCGCCGCTTCTCTGCCACGATCtcgcaccactcctccgccacaaacattcggcgcatatccgccacgatctcgcgccacttcaccacaaaaacattcgccgcacccccACCTCAATCACTCACCAcagctctcgccgctcatccgccctgaccttcccgctcctccactgTACCTGGGCCCCGTCGATGTTTATGCCCACGCGCCAAACAGCGAcctgtcctggttaactcttgccactgtcaagcccatgtggtggctgatgtgcaacggccaccacacgttaaaaaaaaaatccatgcacaggcattttccacgccttcaagtggagttcaggactggaatatcaggtccttcattgaaacacctgtgaactcaagtggaagcaagtcatccttgtttgagggattgcccatgatgatgatgcagGAGTGACCCGAAACTCGCCATCAAAAACACTTTGTGTGATAATGGTTGATtcaacagaaggaggacatttctttGTGTGATAATGGACTATTCATTGACGAAGGATGGGGAAGTGACCAAAtggttaagggggggggggggggggggggcatcattcATTGTCACGGGTAGCACCTTTCGTATTATAAAAGGGATGTGTTTAGGGATGAACCTTGGAAACTTGCAAGGGAACTGCGGGCCGTCTTGGTCAaccgcacacatagaaacatacttCCTTAAGTGACCACTGGGGTGTGTAGTGTTTGAAGGTAAAGAAAGTTACTGTTCAAAGCTAAAGGGAACAATGCAGTTATGTTTGTTATCCATAGTATAACAAACAGTTAAAAGAATACGGAGTTGTGAGCCTTGACCATTTTTATGCCACCCAGATGGGTTCAAGTCAGATTGTGGAATTAGAGGAAAAAAGATGTGGAACATCGGATAAAGACAGCTACAGTATAAATTTGTGCCAAGCTTTTGAAGAAAGATTAATAGCATGAATACAGCAAGTCGTAGTAGAGAGGATGGACTGCCTGTTTTTCAATGCAGTATTTCCACCCAACTTGCATCATTCATGCATATTTGAGTGCTAAACATAAAATAATTTCTACTTGGGAATAAGGTAGTATCCTAGTTTGTCATTTATAAGCCTCAATACACCAAGACCCACCAATATCTAGACTGAAAACAGATTCCGAACAATATTTACGACCAGGTCTACCTCCCAGAGCAACTGAATATTACAAAAACATGATAAATAGTGACAATTATTATAATCCTAAGGAGTATGCTTCATGCGATACATTTCCAGCCAAATAAAGAGTGTCAGAAAGTGGCATTTATATTGTATTAAAAAATTAAATGATGAGAATATACATTCAGGTACCAATAACTGAATGCTCTGTTATGACAAAGCTACTAGGTCATGAAAAAAAATGCAGCATTAAAATGCGGACTTAAATTCCTCAAACACAAGAACAgaagtatgccattcagcccctcgagcctgtcctgtcattcaattagatcatggttgatctgtacctcaactctatttactcaGCTTTGATCCATATCTCTAGatacccttacttaacaaaaatctgtcaTTCAGTCTTAAAAGCCCagaatccacagctttttggggaagagaattccaaattttCACGATGCTTTGTTTGGTAAAAATGCTTTCCGATTTCAttcctgaatggcttagctctaatctTAACATTGTGACCCCCCCTGTTCTTTATTTCCGCACCAGAGGAATTAGTTAATCTGCATCTACTCTATAGAATCCTTTcagcattttaaacacctcaattagatcatctctcgagGACCCGAATTTGGTAAACCAGGTCATTTGTATGGCTAGGTCACATCACAGGTGCACGTCTGTATGCCTCAAGATGGGGGTGGGATCATAAACACAGCTGCaggcctataagaacataagaaataggaacaggaataggctatacggcccctcgagcctgctccgccattcaataagaccatggctgatctgatcatggactcagctccacttctctgcccgctccccataaccccttatcgtttaagaaacaggctatttttatcttaaatttattcaatgtcccagtttccacagctctatgaggcagggaattccacagatttacaaccctcagagaagaaatttctccttatttctgttttaaatgggcggccccttattctaagatcatgtcctctatttctagtctccccaattagtggaaacatcctctctacatccaccttgtcaagccccttcataatcttatacatttcgataagatcacctctcattcttctgaattccaatgagtagaggcccaacctactcaacctttcctcataagtcaaccccttcatccccagaaccaacctagtgaaccttctctgaactgcctccaaagcaagtacatcctttcgtaaatatggatacctgcagtattccaggtgtggcctcaccaataccttgtatagctgcagcaagagtttcctgcttttatactccatcccctttgcaataaaggccaagataccattggctttcctgatcacttactgtacctgtatactatccttttgcgtttcatgcacaagtacccccaggtcccgctgtactgcgacactttgtaatctttctccatttaaataacttgctctttgattttttttctgccaaagtgcatgacctcacactttctaacattatactccatctgtcaaatttgtgcccactcacttagcctgtctatgtccttctgcagattgtgtgtgtcctcctcacatattgcttttcctcccaagtttgtatcatcagcaaacatggctacgttacactcagtcgcttcttccaagtcgttaatatagattgtaaatagttggggtcccagcactgatccctgcggcaccccactagttactggtcgccaaccacagaatgaaccattaatcccgactctctgttcactgttagttagccaatcctctatccatgctaatatatatcccctaaccccatgaacttttatcttgtgcagtaaccgacaACTACTTCATGGTCTTCTACCTGCTGTTGGAGAACAGCAGACAGAAGGCCTCCAAGCCAAAAGATCATAGGGAGGCTACAAAAGATACTACTTTCCAAATTTTCTGATGAAATGAAGATTTGTGTGCATATTGGGACTGTGAAGGAGAGTAAACAATTGCATGCTGATCTTGGGGCAATGGGCCCATGTTTGGCAAATTACATTTAACTTAGAGAAGTGCAGTGCTATGCCCGAGAGCAGGACCAATGCTCAGCATACCTACATCTTAGAACAGAAAACTGGTAAAATAAAAAAATCTTGGTATCATAGTATCATATCTACAGGTTCACAACCAATGCAATGAAACAATAACTCAAGTAAAGAGTGTCCTGGGTTACATTTATAGGACTATCCATTACAAAACAAAACATCTCATTATGTTCTTGTACAAGAACTTGATAAAGACCCAATTTTGGGCCCCCTTATATCATTGGTAATATAGTGGCTTTGGAAAAACATTAGAAGGCCACAAGAATGATTCCCCATTTAAAACACCTTAGATACCCAGAAAGGCTTAAAGTGCTGGGTCTATAAACTTTAGAAAAGCACAGACTCAGGGACAATTTGATTGTTGTCTATAAAAGAAATGAAAGAATTAAGACTATATGCACACTGACAAATTATTTCAATTAGATTGGTTGAGGTGTCCAGGGCTCATCCGTATAAATTACATAAGGAAAGAAATAAGTTAGATGTTATGCAGTCTTCTTTTTCCAGAGAAGAGTAGACCTATGGAACAAGTTACAAGCTTGGGCGGTGAATACTGAATCACTGTATAGCTTCAAGAGAGCTGGGCTGGTTGCTGGCTAGGGTGGAGATCAAATCATGCAAGAGGTATGTACTAAAAAATGTAAGTCATGGTCAATGTGGTCAcctggactaattttgattgcCTAAAAGgatgagaggaattttccagatttcaaCCCCTAATTGGCCCTGGGTTTTTGATCTAGTTTTTCACCTCAGGAAaattcaacaacaatttgcatttatatagcaactttaacatagtaaaagtgtcaagatacttcacaggagcgtcatcaaacaaaatttgatatctGGAAGGGACAGGGGGTAAAGAGTTTCCTCATGTGAGCATCAGGCATCACAAACAGTATGGACCAGTGAAGTTTTCCCCATCAGATGTTTTCATGTTTTCAAGCCTCCCATCTCCTCAAAATGGAAACCAGTCATAGAGAAAAATGAAATGGAAGTGGAAGTGCCAGGAACAACAACTTACACTTCATCTCCATGGAtacgcaggttgtgtagaggacagagagaggctgcaaagagatttagataggttaagcgaatgggctaaggtttggcagatggaatacaatgtcggaaagtgtgaggtcatccaccttggggaaaaaaaacaaataagggaatactatttgaatggggagaaattacaacatgctgcggtgcagaggggcctgggggtccttgtgcatgaatcccaaaaagttagtttgcaggtgcagcaggtaatcaggaaggcgcatggaatgttggccttcattgcgagagggatggagtacaaaagcagggaggtccttctgcaactgtatagggtattggtgaggccgcacctggagtactgcgtgcagttttggttgccttacttaaggaaggatatactggctttggagggggtacagagacgattcactaggctgattccggagatgagggggttaccttatgatgatagattgagtagactgggtctttactcgttggagttcagaaggatgaggggtgatcttatagaaacatttaaaataatgaaagggatagacaagatagaggcagagaggttgtttccactggtcggggagactagaactagggggcacagcctcaaaatccgggggagccaatttaaaaccgagttgagaaggaatttcttctcccagagggttgtgaatctgtgtaattctctgcccaaggaagcagttgaggctagctcattgaatgtattcaagtcacagatagatagatttttaactaataagggaattaagggttatggggagcgggcgggtaagtggagctgagtccactgccagatcagccatgatcttgttgaatggcagagcaggctcaaggggctagatggcctactcctgttcctaattcttatgttcttatacccttgTTGTAGGCCCAGTCCACTTCTTTAGGGAAGCACTAGAAATCCTATAGGGAGGCTGCAGAGATCCAACATGACTGGTTTCCCCCCAATCTTCCTCTCCATAACAATTGGAAATTGAGCTTTCCCCAGGTGCTACTGAAAGTAATAAGGCAACAAAGTTTACTAAGTTTACAACTTTAATGTACCTCAAAAGACCTTCCTTTTTTGTGAGATAAATTTTCAAAATTAGTTGAGGTAATTAAGTACACCAAAGACATTGCTACATTTTAAATTACAAAAACATCTTCAAATTTGAACAGTATTTATTTCTATTACAATTATGAAACAAATATGTCGGAATGCCGTTTATTACAAAATAAATATTTTAGAGAATCAATACTCACATTTTGTTGCTGAGTAACTGGATTCAAACTGCTCAGTGATGGGCTCTTCACTTGGTAAAACTGTAAGCTCATCACTGTTTTTATGAAATTGTCGATGTAAAATGGGTCCAGTCAGTATAACAGAGTCTTTAGTGGAAGAGTTGGCAATTCCTTTCAGAAAAGCAGCATGGCCCGCAGTAACCAAATCTTCTGCGACATTTTTGTTATTTATGACAAGGTCTACCTCCCAGAGCAGCTCAGCAACATGCTCTCTGAAAAATACAGTCAAATTCTGTTTGCTTAAGGATTTTTGAAAGAAAATGATAGCTTCATCTGTCCAGTTATGTCCAGTTGAAGGCACAACACCACTTAAACTGCAGGGATTAGTCAAGCGTGGCACTTCCGCAAGCTCTTTAGGAAGTGCCCTTAATCTGCTCAAATCTGAAGATGGTATGAAGATATAATGTCCGTAATCAACAGCTCTAGCAAGAACAAACTGTTGTGAGACTTCATAAATTTCCACCCTAGACCACGGTTCATCTCTGGCACACTTGATTAGGCAACTTACACCAGGATTCAATAAGTCTTGAGGTAAAGGCTGAAAATTCTCTGGTAGTTTAGCGAGGAGTAAAGACAGTGTTTCCATCGTTTCAAATGTATCTTCAAGCTGAATGTAGAATTCTGAGGGGTCAATCACAGAAGTAGCAAAGGCAGTGTACTCTGTTCTAGCCTGGATAGGGCCACACAAAATTGAATTCAATGATGATAAGCATATCATGCTGTTATCAACAGAAAGCAAAGTTTGTGATAACTCCAAACATTGTTTGTTTGCTATAGTGATCTCCATTTCTGTTAAAGTCATTTTATTCATCCATCCATCCAAATCAGGTAAACAAAATTGCGATGCAGTAATGACATCATTTTCATAGACCACTGCTTGATGTTTTTCAGCAATGGAGTTAGCGTCTTGGCTAGCCTCAACCTCCCAAACTCCAGATTCCAACTTTCTAACCAATTTGATAAACTTCTGGTCAATTAATAGAATCACAGGAGATATTAGATATCCTTTTAATAGCTGCTTAACTTTTTCAATGGTATTCCATGGACATATAATGACTTGAATAAAGTTCAAAACATTGTCATTTGGTATTTTATGCCACTGCAACAAAAGAATCTCAACACTACCATAATCCACTAACAGCACCATTTTACCTTCCCAGTAAAGAAGTTTGATTATAGATTTGTCCTGCTCAGAACATTGTTTGGACTTTATTAAAAATCTTCTTTCAATTGCATTCGGAGGCAAAACTCTTCCTCTTTCTACATCTTCATCAACAGCCAAAGTAAAGAGAAGCAGCTCCTTGGGACTTGCATTAAGTTGAATACTGAAATCTTCATTGTTTAACACACTTACTAAATTGAAAGCTTTAATAAGCCAAGCAATTATTCTCGAACACAAGGGTCTCTTAAGTAAATTTTTATCTATCCAAAATTCAAGTCCTTTGTTGGTTTTATACTGTTGTTCACAAGACATAATTTTTGCAGAGTTTTGCTTTTTATCCTCAACACCAATTTTCTCAGGTGTGTTCCTTATGTCCTGTGTAGACAGATTCAGCTCAGGAACATTCATTTCTATTTCTGAAGCTTTGTTGAGCATCAAAGTCACCTGGTTGAAAGACATGCTAGTTACCAACTCACTTCCTAAGAATTTGCCAGCTGAAGATCTAGTGCTATGACTAAGATGTACCGTACACAACTCACAAACTACATTTTTCCTAGTTAGCTCATTTGTAAAAAATGAAACAGCTTCAAAGCAGCACAGTCTATCAGATTGTTTACTCTGCAATATTGGCTTTGGTAAGAATTTCTTCTCAAACAGGCCTGATTTAGAATAAGTCAAATCAATATCTACTGTTTTGGTAAGATCAATGAATTTTATATGCAATGGATTTAATTTGATTTCTTTTACAACAGCACAATACAAAGCATCAttttttatatcatcatcatcattgcttACTTGTATATTCTGAAAATTCTTAAGTCTAGCCTCAGTAATTGCAGCACCACTTATCTCTTTCGGAAGATCTGGGGTTCTGTGCTCATTATATGCTAATTGTATGAAGAAGTCTGAAGAACTATTTGCTTGTGAAATATGTGTTTCAAACTTTAGCCCAGTAGCCAGCTCAGGTTGAGGCAAACCCAACAGTTTTTGAAGTTGGTCCTGACAGTGGTTCCGAGTTCTACAAATTATTTCAAAACTGTCTCTTGCATTTTGTGCTGCAGCATTGTTTTGCACAAGACGACAAAATATAGGAGGGGTTAATGTTTCCTTGGAGGTAATCACATCAGGAGATGCCATCTTAGTCTTCCCTAGATGGAATGTAGTCTTGcctgcatggactgtttcattagagTTCTTTTTGTTACATGTTTCTTTTAACTTTGGTAGATGTGGAGTAAATTTAGGGGCAATTTCATTTTGGCAATGGTTAGAGTTTTTCTTTCTGCAATGTTTTTCTGTCTCACGTGGTACATTTTCTTTTTTAAGACTGCAGTTCCGGTCTCTATTTTTATGTACCATATAATATAGGTTTGTTCTCAAACAGGAACAGATCAGTCTGTTTGTTTCTTTGATCAAGGGCACTAAGTAATCAGGTTGCTTACTTATCAGTTGTTCTGAGGAAGGAACTGTTTTTGTTGGGTGGATAGAATTATCACTTTGCCATTTTATTTCATCAAGGCATCTTATCTCGCTTCCATAATGATACAGCAAGTGTTCTGTTATTTGAGCACTGATTTTCAGACTTCCATCATAAAGCTCAAGAACCAACTGTCCATCAGACTTCTTTCCTACCACAGAGGCTTTCAGAGGTTTTCCCATCACAGTCTCTTTAAACAAGGTGTTAACTTCATCTGGCAGTTTCTGAAGACAAATGGACAAACAGCACTTAACTGCTTGCATCGGTATCAAAATCAGATCCTTTGCTTCTTCAGGAATTGGAACCACATCATTTTTATTAACAATCTCTGTGTTTCCATAGTCTATGAAAAACACTTTAAAATGTGCAGGCGATTGCATAGAACGGGCGATAGCTCGATACCATTGACCATCTTCAAAATATTTTGCTAAGCACATACTGGTTTTGCGCAAGTCCAATTTTTGTTCTTGCATTTGTTTACTAATAAGGTTGACTTCAGTCATGAGTGTATTCACAACTGCAGTGTTTTTGTCAAGTTGACAATAGAATTTTGACAGACTAGACACATAAGTTACATACACCTTCTCTTCACTTCCAATTTTAAGACCATGGGAACTGTAAAAGTGTGTGTATAATTGAACTGAGGGACTAAATGCACATGTTGATTCAATGTACGTGGCTAGGCCTATGTCCAAAAGTAGCTGGCATACACTAATAAATGGAGTGTGAAGGTCTACCACATTGCACAGACCCATTCCATCCATCAGAGCCATTGAAAATATTGTGCACTTAAGATCCACACCAGAAGTCAAAGTATCGTCAATGAATTGGTTAAATTTATTGCAGGAAACTTGATCCCAAATAGCAGGGTCATGGTTTACAGGTTGAATTATGCTGTTAAGAGTGCATCGAAAAGCCTGTCCTTCTAGTTGAAGAAATTCTGGATTAATAGCACAGAGATTCCTCAGAGCTATTTTTTGTTGGAAACCATAATCAACAAACAATATAGTAACCTCTTTTGGAAAATTCTTTCGAATAACTGATGCTCTATACCACTGGCCATCCTTGGTGTATTTTGCAACACACCCAATATGTTCAAGTTGAAAAGCATCCCTTGGAGTACTGTAATAATGTTGGATATTCATCATAAGCAACTGAAGTTGATTTGATTTACTTTGCAGTTGGCACCAAAATTCTGCTGGAGAATTTACATGAGACACTTTCACATCGAGAACAGATCCAAGTTTAAACACTTGTTGTCTATATGGTGATGTTACCGTGGACTCTCTTGCCCATGCTGACATGGTAAGATGTGCGCATGGAAAGCTATTATCCATTGTAACAGCTGGAAAGAAAGCAGTAGACATCTGGAAATGTGAAACTGGAATGCTGCACGAATTTTTGACCTTTTTTGAATTTTTATCTGTACATATCTTTTTTTCACTTATGGATGATTTTGTTCTAGCTCCTGCATACTTCTGTTGAGGCAAAGTAACATCTGGCTGTACATTCCAAAAATCAGCGTACCCAGCTTTAAGCAGCAGTATACTAATAGATGGCTGCTCTACGCACTCTGCATCTTGCATGTCAATTATATATCTGCTGCCCTGTTTTGAGATTACTCCAATAAAAAGTTCTTTGTTGAATACAGCTTTCTTGAAGAAGTTAGTGGCATCTTTAGTCCACACTTCTTCAATCGGAAAAACATGAGCAACAGAACAGTTCATAGCTAAAGCAGGCAGATGTGTGTACTCAGGAAGCAGGGATTTCACAGCGTTAAAATCTACAACTTCAACATTTCCAAAATCAACAAAAAAAACTTTGAGTTGGTTGTCAAGTACTTCAGTAATAACTGCTCTGTAGTAATGTAGGTCTTTGCTATACCTAGCACAGCAAAAAAAACCAGGTGCTGGTTTCTGAATCAGTTCTTCACTAACGCCAAGTTTGCTGTAGTGGTCTGCAATGTTGCTCATTAAACATTCAAATTCGTGATTGTATTCCGATGTTCGAATCCAAAAGTCAGATGGGTTAATTACGTATTCAACAAATACAACATAGGAAGCTTTTAGTTTCATCTCATCAGATCTTAAACTATGATGTATTGATTTACATGTTACTTTCCCAGTTGCTATCATCTTAGTTTCTGGAAGTATTACAATTTGTCCATTGATATCCTTATTTTCCTCCTCGTTTGGGCCACACTCAATCTTTGGATTTACTTctgacaacattccaaacatctgaTGGATATTGTGATTATAGAGTGTAACATAGTATAAATTTTCTTTACAGGAGTAGGAATCGATGCGAATACTTAATGTTTCCTCAAACAACGATTTCTTGAAAATTTCAGTCTGCAAATGTTTCCATTGTTTTGTTTGGTTTGGTAAGCCAGTTAGCACACAAGGAAATGACATCAGAGGCATCATAAAAAAAATTGGCATCAATTTTTTAATATGATGGGGAAATACAACATCAGTATTTCCATAATCCATGAACCAAACTTCGACTTGGCCAGAAGTTAAGAGCTGCTTTACAACTCCCCTGTACCATCTTCCATCTTTACTTTTTGCAGCACAGAGCGCACCAAAATTGTCAACAGGTTCATCATTTAATTCTT
This genomic stretch from Pristiophorus japonicus isolate sPriJap1 chromosome 7, sPriJap1.hap1, whole genome shotgun sequence harbors:
- the tdrd15 gene encoding tudor domain-containing protein 15 isoform X1 — encoded protein: MDPDDEGAAKLTGLMCSTFASPVYALHLDLNITRVECRPEKTLVHFWGRCNNICELDYHILHNEVQHAAKTRANIAVDEFCFAEDISNSVWHRGRVIGKDEKSYEVFLIDVGMVLTVDARHIAPAYDNLFQLPPKVVCGIFSNIVPVKGIWTPIAVKYFASLANSQIKGYVEDILMNQLVLFEVPNVNQKLFELGLAKILDGNTFHFVLDMSEDLPECRGYENTELKYINKRCWRPVLDEAIILSPSFQRILDVLSPCLQTGVIETVKITCASGLHNFYCQLKRLASELEAMTRDMHCYYESEGKELNDEPVDNFGALCAAKSKDGRWYRGVVKQLLTSGQVEVWFMDYGNTDVVFPHHIKKLMPIFFMMPLMSFPCVLTGLPNQTKQWKHLQTEIFKKSLFEETLSIRIDSYSCKENLYYVTLYNHNIHQMFGMLSEVNPKIECGPNEEENKDINGQIVILPETKMIATGKVTCKSIHHSLRSDEMKLKASYVVFVEYVINPSDFWIRTSEYNHEFECLMSNIADHYSKLGVSEELIQKPAPGFFCCARYSKDLHYYRAVITEVLDNQLKVFFVDFGNVEVVDFNAVKSLLPEYTHLPALAMNCSVAHVFPIEEVWTKDATNFFKKAVFNKELFIGVISKQGSRYIIDMQDAECVEQPSISILLLKAGYADFWNVQPDVTLPQQKYAGARTKSSISEKKICTDKNSKKVKNSCSIPVSHFQMSTAFFPAVTMDNSFPCAHLTMSAWARESTVTSPYRQQVFKLGSVLDVKVSHVNSPAEFWCQLQSKSNQLQLLMMNIQHYYSTPRDAFQLEHIGCVAKYTKDGQWYRASVIRKNFPKEVTILFVDYGFQQKIALRNLCAINPEFLQLEGQAFRCTLNSIIQPVNHDPAIWDQVSCNKFNQFIDDTLTSGVDLKCTIFSMALMDGMGLCNVVDLHTPFISVCQLLLDIGLATYIESTCAFSPSVQLYTHFYSSHGLKIGSEEKVYVTYVSSLSKFYCQLDKNTAVVNTLMTEVNLISKQMQEQKLDLRKTSMCLAKYFEDGQWYRAIARSMQSPAHFKVFFIDYGNTEIVNKNDVVPIPEEAKDLILIPMQAVKCCLSICLQKLPDEVNTLFKETVMGKPLKASVVGKKSDGQLVLELYDGSLKISAQITEHLLYHYGSEIRCLDEIKWQSDNSIHPTKTVPSSEQLISKQPDYLVPLIKETNRLICSCLRTNLYYMVHKNRDRNCSLKKENVPRETEKHCRKKNSNHCQNEIAPKFTPHLPKLKETCNKKNSNETVHAGKTTFHLGKTKMASPDVITSKETLTPPIFCRLVQNNAAAQNARDSFEIICRTRNHCQDQLQKLLGLPQPELATGLKFETHISQANSSSDFFIQLAYNEHRTPDLPKEISGAAITEARLKNFQNIQVSNDDDDIKNDALYCAVVKEIKLNPLHIKFIDLTKTVDIDLTYSKSGLFEKKFLPKPILQSKQSDRLCCFEAVSFFTNELTRKNVVCELCTVHLSHSTRSSAGKFLGSELVTSMSFNQVTLMLNKASEIEMNVPELNLSTQDIRNTPEKIGVEDKKQNSAKIMSCEQQYKTNKGLEFWIDKNLLKRPLCSRIIAWLIKAFNLVSVLNNEDFSIQLNASPKELLLFTLAVDEDVERGRVLPPNAIERRFLIKSKQCSEQDKSIIKLLYWEGKMVLLVDYGSVEILLLQWHKIPNDNVLNFIQVIICPWNTIEKVKQLLKGYLISPVILLIDQKFIKLVRKLESGVWEVEASQDANSIAEKHQAVVYENDVITASQFCLPDLDGWMNKMTLTEMEITIANKQCLELSQTLLSVDNSMICLSSLNSILCGPIQARTEYTAFATSVIDPSEFYIQLEDTFETMETLSLLLAKLPENFQPLPQDLLNPGVSCLIKCARDEPWSRVEIYEVSQQFVLARAVDYGHYIFIPSSDLSRLRALPKELAEVPRLTNPCSLSGVVPSTGHNWTDEAIIFFQKSLSKQNLTVFFREHVAELLWEVDLVINNKNVAEDLVTAGHAAFLKGIANSSTKDSVILTGPILHRQFHKNSDELTVLPSEEPITEQFESSYSATKWLLIEGRAALCRPMRTRWAEMASFCAL